In a genomic window of Acropora muricata isolate sample 2 chromosome 2, ASM3666990v1, whole genome shotgun sequence:
- the LOC136893251 gene encoding uncharacterized protein → MNFSVTLLPILLILRTTIVTSCTASYSVQGQVLQNHTFKTETSERIENCIMLCTAYPGCHSSNFYPIDKRCELNDKTHASHPEDMIHEPYTIYMENIFRPMRCTNILDCGRQTICSSSLLCEECRIQPLGMENREIPNEAVKASSFWSSGYKPWQARLNNVRTSGSSGSWSSGPKAIGQYLQIDLGKERVVNKIATQGSATANKWVTSYKLLFSSDRANWNEYQNNGVVKVFTANSDRGTIVSHKLSPRISTRYVRFSVLSWYDHISMRVELYGCSNEPWMKFAVSLLLFFFLSRTTIVSSCTASYSVQGQALQNHIFKEETTERIVDCIALCTAHPGCHSSNFYRIDKRCELSDKTHASHPEHMVHVPYTIYMENVFRPMPCRNKVDCGSQMICSSSLICEGCRIQPLGMENREIPNGTVTASSVRGLAHEPWQARLNNIETIGSTGSWSTGPTTVGQYLQIDLGKERVVNKIATQGRPSAVLFQWVTSYKLLFSSDGANWNEYQNEGVVKVFTANSDRGTIVSHKLSPRISARYVRFSVLSWHGYISRRVELYGCANDLVYKATKSSVALILTQLKHFSSLVRGRCDTTDLYTSLARQFPLCRTSQRMNFSVTLLPILLLLRTKIVTSCTASYSVQGQVLQNHTFKTETAERIENCMMLCIADPGCHSSNFYRIDKRCELNDKTHTSHPEDMGRKPYTIYTENTFRQMPCRDKLDCGRQMICSSALICEECRIQPLGMENREIPNEAVNASSSWALEYEPWQARLNNIQKSGSSGSWSALQNVIGEFLQIDLGKERVVNKIATQGRPSYDQWVTSYKLLFSSDGAKWNEYQNDGVVKVFTANSDRGTIVSHKLSPRISTRYVRFSALSWHNHISMRVELYGCANEP, encoded by the exons ATGAATTTTTCCGTGACGCTGTTACCAATTTTATTGATACTGAGGACAACAATTGTGACCTCATGTACCGCATCTTATTCCGTGCAAGGGCAAGTTCTTCAAAACCACACTTTCAAGACAGAGACCTCTGAGCGAATCGAGAATTGCATAATGCTGTGCACTGCCTATCCCGGTTGCCATAGCAGCAACTTTTACCCAATAGACAAACGATGTGAATTAAACGATAAGACGCATGCGTCGCACCCAGAAGACATGATACATGAGCCGTATACCATCTACATGGAAAACATTTTCCGACCCATGCGTTGTACAAATATCCTCGATTGTGGAAGGCAAACGATTTGCTCGTCATCCCTGCTCTGTGAAG AATGCCGCATCCAGCCCCTTGGAATGGAAAATAGAGAGATACCAAACGAAGCGGTGAAAGCGTCTTCGTTTTGGAGTTCAGGATACAAACCATGGCAGGCCCGTCTTAACAATGTCCGAACAAGTGGAAGTAGCGGTTCCTGGTCATCAGGCCCAAAAGCTATTGGACAGTACTTGCAAATTGACCTGGGGAAGGAGAGGGTGGTGAACAAAATAGCCACACAAGGGAGTGCCACGGCTAATAAGTGGGTGACATCATATAAACTTTTGTTCAGCTCAGATCGGGCAAACTGGAATGAATATCAGAATAACGGTGTTGTAAAG GTTTTTACGGCCAACTCAGATCGTGGAACAATCGTCTCACACAAGTTGTCGCCCAGAATTTCCACGAGATATGTTCGCTTTTCGGTGTTGTCATGGTATGACCACATCTCCATGCGAGTTGAGCTGTACGGCTGCTCCAACGAGCCAT GGATGAAATTTGCCGTTTCGCTGTTACTATTTTTCTTCCTGTCGAGGACAACAATCGTGAGCTCATGTACGGCATCTTATTCCGTGCAAGGACAAGCTCTTCAAAACCACATATTCAAGGAAGAGACCACTGAGCGCATTGTGGATTGTATCGCCCTATGCACTGCCCATCCGGGTTGCCATAGCAGCAACTTTTACCGAATCGACAAACGATGTGAATTAAGCGATAAGACGCATGCGTCGCACCCAGAACACATGGTACATGTGCCATATACCATTTACATGGAAAACGTTTTTCGACCGATGCCTTGTAGAAACAAGGTAGATTGTGGCAGTCAAATGATTTGCTCATCATCCCTCATCTGTGAAG GATGCCGCATTCAGCCCCTTGGAATGGAAAACAGAGAGATACCAAACGGGACAGTGACAGCTTCTTCGGTACGAGGATTAGCACACGAACCATGGCAGGCCCGCCTAAACAATATCGAAACAATTGGAAGTACCGGTTCCTGGTCAACCGGCCCAACTACTGTTGGACAGTACTTGCAAATTGACCTGGGGAAGGAGAGGGTGGTGAACAAAATAGCCACGCAGGGGAGGCCTTCGGCAGTTCTTTTTCAGTGGGTGACATCATATAAACTTCTGTTCAGCTCAGATGGAGCAAACTGGAATGAATATCAGAATGAGGGTGTTGTGAAG GTTTTTACGGCAAACTCGGATCGTGGAACAATTGTCTCACACAAGTTGTCGCCCAGGATTTCCGCTAGATATGTTCGCTTTTCGGTGCTTTCATGGCATGGCTACATTTCCAGGAGAGTTGAGCTGTATGGTTGTGCTAACGA CTTGGTTTACAAAGCTACCAAG TCATCCGTTGCTTTAATTCTCACTCAGTTAAAACATTTCTCCAGTTTAGTGCGAGGAAGATGTGATACAACTGACTTGTACACTTCGTTGGCCCGACAGTTTCCACTCTGTCGAACTTCGCAAA GAATGAATTTTTCCGTTACGCTGTTACCAATTTTATTACTATTGAGGACAAAAATCGTGACCTCATGTACGGCATCTTATTCCGTGCAAGGACAAGTTCTTCAAAACCACACTTTCAAGACAGAGACCGCTGAGCGAATTGAGAATTGCATGATGCTGTGCATTGCAGATCCTGGTTGCCATAGCAGCAACTTTTACCGAATAGACAAACGTTGTGAATTAAACGATAAGACGCATACGTCGCACCCAGAAGACATGGGGCGAAAGCCGTACACCATTTACACGGAGAACACTTTCCGACAAATGCCTTGCAGAGACAAGCTCGATTGTGGGAGGCAAATGATTTGTTCGTCAGCCCTGATCTGTGAAG AATGCCGCATTCAGCCCCTTGGAATGGAAAATAGAGAGATACCAAACGAAGCGGTGAATGCGTCTTCGTCTTGGGCATTAGAATACGAACCATGGCAGGCCCGTCTCAACAATATCCAAAAAAGTGGAAGTTCCGGTTCCTGGTCAGCACTCCAAAATGTTATAGGAGAGTTCTTGCAAATTGACCTGGGAAAGGAGAGGGTGGTGAACAAAATAGCCACGCAGGGGAGACCTTCATATGATCAGTGGGTGACATCATATAAACTTCTGTTCAGCTCAGATGGAGCAAAGTGGAATGAATATCAGAATGACGGTGTTGTGAAG GTCTTTACGGCAAACTCAGATCGTGGAACAATCGTCTCACACAAGTTGTCGCCCAGAATTTCCACGAGATATGTTCGCTTCTCGGCGTTGTCATGGCACAACCACATCTCCATGAGAGTTGAGCTGTATGGCTGTGCTAACGAGCCATGA